A genome region from Desulfobacterales bacterium includes the following:
- a CDS encoding NADH:flavin oxidoreductase produces MKSLFETSEINGMQLQNRFVRSATWEGLATEDGSCTPPLVEMMEALAAGGVGLIISSHAYIQKVGQAGTGQLGIHNDDMISGLKEMTAAVHGQKGKIVCQLAHAGFFGNEKLSGQTPIAPSAIDGIAEGMRKEMTMDDIQRVISAFATAARRAKVAGFDGIQIHGAHGYLLSEFISPMFNHRTDEYGGSIENRARLPLEVLRAIREAVGADYPVLIKMNCKDFSDNGLQPAEFVQVGKILADAGIDAIEISGGLPISPKTRPSQLGINKEEKEAYFQEEAKALRKESDVTLILVGGNRSYHVAENLITDGVADYISMSRPFIREPHLINRWKAGDLTKATCVSDNMCFKPAIKGEGIYCLTEEREQAKE; encoded by the coding sequence ATGAAATCCTTGTTCGAAACCTCTGAAATTAACGGTATGCAACTGCAAAATCGGTTTGTGCGCTCGGCCACCTGGGAAGGCCTGGCTACCGAAGACGGAAGCTGCACGCCACCATTGGTTGAAATGATGGAAGCACTGGCTGCCGGTGGTGTTGGATTGATCATCAGCAGCCATGCCTATATTCAAAAAGTCGGCCAGGCCGGTACCGGTCAACTGGGCATCCATAACGATGATATGATTTCAGGGCTCAAAGAGATGACCGCTGCCGTCCACGGCCAAAAAGGCAAGATTGTCTGCCAGCTGGCTCATGCCGGCTTTTTTGGCAATGAGAAATTGTCCGGTCAAACGCCGATCGCACCTTCGGCTATAGACGGTATTGCCGAGGGCATGCGCAAGGAGATGACAATGGATGATATCCAGAGAGTGATCAGCGCCTTTGCCACGGCAGCCCGCAGGGCCAAAGTCGCCGGCTTTGACGGTATTCAGATCCACGGTGCCCACGGCTATCTGCTCAGCGAGTTCATCTCGCCCATGTTCAATCACCGCACGGATGAATATGGCGGTTCCATCGAAAATCGCGCCAGACTGCCCCTGGAAGTGCTGCGGGCCATCCGGGAGGCTGTCGGTGCCGATTACCCGGTTCTCATCAAAATGAATTGTAAAGATTTTAGCGACAACGGTTTACAACCCGCAGAATTTGTTCAGGTTGGAAAGATACTTGCAGATGCCGGTATTGACGCCATTGAAATCAGCGGCGGTCTGCCGATCAGCCCCAAGACCCGCCCAAGCCAACTGGGTATCAACAAAGAGGAAAAAGAGGCCTATTTTCAGGAAGAAGCCAAAGCGCTCAGAAAAGAATCCGATGTGACCCTCATACTGGTCGGCGGAAACCGCTCTTATCACGTCGCCGAAAACCTGATTACCGATGGCGTGGCGGATTATATTTCCATGAGCCGTCCGTTTATTCGGGAACCCCACCTGATCAACCGCTGGAAAGCCGGCGATCTCACCAAAGCCACCTGTGTATCGGATAATATGTGCTTCAAGCCGGCCATCAAGGGCGAGGGCATCTACTGCCTCACCGAAGAACGGGAACAGGCCAAAGAATAA
- a CDS encoding (deoxy)nucleoside triphosphate pyrophosphohydrolase has protein sequence MKTVTAAILEKDGKILIARRKADDRQAGKWEFPGGTLEAGETPQACLQREMKEEFGIGVTVGRYFGQSVYQYDHGAIRLMAYRASWTSGSITLNDHADYRWVSPEQLSNYDFAPADIPFVDQLQRKDK, from the coding sequence ATGAAGACGGTGACGGCGGCGATATTGGAAAAAGACGGCAAGATCCTGATTGCCCGGCGCAAGGCCGATGACCGCCAGGCCGGCAAATGGGAATTTCCCGGTGGTACGCTTGAAGCCGGCGAGACGCCGCAGGCCTGCCTGCAGCGGGAAATGAAGGAAGAATTCGGCATTGGCGTCACAGTCGGCCGATACTTTGGTCAAAGCGTCTATCAGTACGACCACGGTGCGATCAGGCTGATGGCGTATCGCGCAAGCTGGACATCCGGCAGCATCACTTTAAATGATCATGCCGATTACAGGTGGGTATCCCCCGAACAGTTATCTAATTATGATTTTGCGCCGGCAGATATTCCTTTTGTCGACCAATTGCAGCGCAAGGATAAATAG
- the fdhD gene encoding formate dehydrogenase accessory sulfurtransferase FdhD has protein sequence MSDSNNHKIFFWDQGAHKTTGNHLVGEEPLSIRLEGKPYSVIMRTPGDEKAHAAGFCLGEGIIDTLDDVTSIAFCDGEDTNVIAVTLTSARRKNIPDTLDRRGYISQTSCGICGKELVEELYQLIEPVKNESPLDVERACACLENITDQQTLRRRTKASHAAVLYDSNYELLSVAEDVGRHNALDKAIGKALLEGKLDSAALVILSSRISYELVQKAARARIPAIFALSRPTALAVDLATQLNMTLATLVDDEGLYIFCGAHRLNAKPSN, from the coding sequence ATGAGCGATTCAAACAATCATAAGATTTTCTTCTGGGATCAAGGGGCCCATAAAACCACCGGCAATCACCTTGTCGGCGAAGAACCGCTCTCGATCCGTCTGGAGGGAAAGCCCTATTCGGTGATCATGCGCACACCGGGAGATGAAAAAGCCCATGCGGCCGGATTTTGCCTGGGGGAAGGCATCATCGACACACTGGATGACGTCACCTCGATTGCCTTCTGCGACGGCGAAGATACCAATGTGATTGCTGTCACCTTAACCTCTGCCAGAAGAAAAAATATACCGGATACGCTTGATCGGCGCGGCTACATCAGCCAGACCAGTTGCGGCATTTGCGGCAAAGAGCTGGTCGAAGAGCTTTACCAGTTGATTGAACCCGTCAAAAACGAATCGCCTCTGGATGTTGAGCGGGCCTGTGCCTGTCTTGAAAATATTACCGATCAGCAAACCCTGCGCCGGCGGACCAAAGCGTCTCATGCGGCAGTGCTTTACGATTCAAATTACGAGTTGCTGTCTGTGGCTGAAGATGTGGGGCGGCACAATGCCCTGGATAAAGCCATTGGCAAGGCGTTGCTCGAAGGAAAGCTTGACAGCGCGGCGCTGGTTATTTTGTCATCCCGTATCAGCTACGAGCTGGTACAGAAAGCGGCCCGTGCGCGCATTCCGGCCATTTTTGCATTATCGCGACCGACGGCGCTGGCTGTTGATCTGGCCACTCAACTCAACATGACCCTGGCAACTCTGGTCGACGACGAGGGGTTATACATTTTCTGCGGTGCCCACCGGCTGAATGCGAAGCCATCCAATTAG
- a CDS encoding hydroxymethylglutaryl-CoA lyase has protein sequence MKQHPSKVVIEEQGLRDGLQSEKALVPTEKKLALIDALVDGGVRRIQIVSFVNPKLMPQMADAEALCAGLKQRPGVTYSALVLNARGIERAAAAGLKHVAASISASDTHSRKNANASLTDARRQFADMIKIGKTHGLTVSGGLQCVFGCRFEGAIDPEVVFDIVKEQLDQGIDEIVLADTTGMANPQSIQQICARVIKLANGTPVILHLHDTEGKGLANVLAALSLGVDHFDTTFGGIGGCPFIKGASGNIATEDLVWMLSQMGIDTGIDAGKVAAISRELESFFKKQFAGKMHRLLARDDIQLL, from the coding sequence ATGAAGCAACATCCTTCCAAGGTGGTCATTGAAGAGCAGGGGCTGCGCGATGGTCTGCAGAGCGAAAAAGCCCTCGTGCCCACCGAAAAGAAATTAGCGCTGATCGACGCTCTGGTCGATGGCGGTGTGCGGCGTATTCAGATCGTTTCGTTTGTGAATCCCAAACTGATGCCGCAAATGGCCGATGCCGAAGCGCTGTGTGCCGGCCTGAAACAGCGGCCCGGCGTGACCTATAGCGCCCTGGTGCTGAATGCCAGAGGCATCGAGCGCGCAGCGGCTGCGGGTCTAAAGCACGTTGCGGCTTCGATCTCCGCCAGTGATACCCACAGTCGCAAAAATGCCAATGCCTCTCTGACCGATGCCCGACGGCAGTTTGCCGACATGATCAAGATCGGTAAAACACATGGGCTGACCGTCAGTGGCGGTCTGCAATGTGTCTTTGGCTGTCGATTCGAGGGGGCCATCGATCCTGAAGTTGTTTTTGATATCGTCAAAGAGCAGCTCGACCAGGGTATTGATGAAATCGTGCTGGCAGACACCACCGGTATGGCCAATCCACAATCGATTCAACAGATCTGCGCCCGGGTCATTAAGCTGGCCAATGGGACTCCGGTGATTTTGCATCTGCATGATACAGAAGGCAAAGGCCTTGCTAATGTTCTGGCGGCGCTGTCGCTTGGAGTGGATCATTTCGATACGACCTTCGGTGGCATCGGCGGCTGCCCCTTTATCAAAGGTGCCTCCGGCAACATCGCCACCGAAGATCTGGTGTGGATGCTATCTCAGATGGGGATTGATACTGGTATCGATGCCGGCAAGGTTGCTGCCATCAGCCGGGAATTGGAATCCTTTTTCAAGAAACAATTTGCCGGCAAGATGCACCGCCTACTGGCCAGGGATGATATTCAGTTGCTGTGA